A single Agromyces sp. CF514 DNA region contains:
- a CDS encoding MoxR family ATPase — MAVTQEQAQWFQDAFSKLVDNVDQAILGKRQVIELVVTALLSDGHVLLEDFPGTGKTVLAKALANTLDGTHSRIQFTPDLLPSDVTGVTIYDQGKGQFEFHRGPIFASIVLADEINRASPKTQSALLEVMEEGRVTVDGVGYEVGSPFMVIATQNPVEQAGTYSLPEAQLDRFLIKTSLGYPDHETAVTLLLDSANRARAAKVTPIIASSSVTTMAQLASEVYVDASVLSYLNELVTGTRTHKDSALGVSMRGALALARATKTWAIAHGRTYVTPDDVRELATPVLAHRIIVDPEAEFAGATAEDIVASVVVDVAPPAYRAA, encoded by the coding sequence GTGGCAGTAACGCAGGAACAGGCGCAGTGGTTCCAGGACGCCTTCTCGAAGCTCGTCGACAACGTCGACCAGGCGATCCTCGGCAAGCGGCAGGTGATCGAGCTCGTCGTGACGGCGCTGCTCTCCGACGGACACGTGCTGCTCGAGGACTTCCCCGGCACGGGCAAGACGGTGCTCGCGAAGGCGCTGGCGAACACGCTCGACGGCACGCACTCGCGCATCCAGTTCACGCCCGACCTGCTGCCCTCCGACGTCACCGGCGTGACGATCTACGACCAGGGCAAGGGGCAGTTCGAGTTCCACCGCGGCCCGATCTTCGCGTCGATCGTGCTCGCCGACGAGATCAACCGAGCCAGCCCGAAGACCCAGTCGGCACTGCTCGAGGTCATGGAGGAGGGGCGCGTCACGGTCGACGGCGTCGGCTACGAGGTCGGCAGCCCGTTCATGGTCATCGCGACTCAGAATCCCGTCGAGCAGGCAGGCACGTACTCGCTGCCCGAGGCGCAGCTCGACCGGTTCCTCATCAAGACCTCGCTCGGCTACCCCGATCACGAGACGGCGGTGACGCTGCTGCTCGACTCCGCCAATCGCGCTCGCGCGGCCAAGGTCACGCCGATCATCGCTTCGAGCTCGGTGACGACCATGGCTCAGCTCGCCTCTGAGGTCTACGTCGACGCCTCGGTGCTCTCGTACCTCAACGAACTCGTCACGGGCACCCGCACGCACAAGGACTCGGCGCTCGGCGTCAGTATGCGAGGCGCGCTCGCGCTCGCCCGCGCGACGAAGACCTGGGCCATCGCGCACGGCCGCACCTACGTCACGCCCGACGACGTGCGTGAGCTCGCGACGCCCGTGCTCGCGCACCGCATCATCGTCGACCCCGAGGCCGAGTTCGCCGGCGCCACGGCCGAGGACATCGTCGCCTCGGTCGTCGTCGACGTCGCACCGCCCGCCTACCGCGCCGCATGA
- a CDS encoding FHA domain-containing protein, protein MANYTADPARGFLAAVRGGVVLLLPASSAPTVSELWPALVDSDPVRVVLDRLTADGFQATPPFGLAVRSDDGSQVRTVVRGGFSVRIDGELVTGEGVSTWVERVVQGSAVELRATDAAADPLAVALPIVEGVVYATAVDSTAVEPVSAASAPAVATAAPALVPEAPVAPALVPVVPAVAPVAPVAPVAVATPAPEPAVAPPAPAAWVPPVLGDPGATIAGPPPAAPPPAAPPAALGFDAVDDSTIVSPVGGISAATMSTRGANTQTVGGEQTIVPPTDTSADALGGDHDGLTVVGADVARLRAERDARRAGQSVSAQEHAPAASGAVAAPRLALRMPDGSIEPVTHEVLLGRAPSVSQVSGGRLPRVVAIGAGDQDISRNHVRVTVEGDTIVITDLHSRNGTHVAQPGKAPVRLRAGEPTPVLVGTVVDLGGGWTIQVVAA, encoded by the coding sequence GTGGCGAACTACACGGCTGATCCCGCCCGCGGGTTCCTCGCGGCTGTCAGGGGCGGTGTCGTGCTCCTGCTGCCGGCTTCGTCGGCTCCCACGGTGAGCGAACTCTGGCCGGCGCTCGTCGACTCCGATCCCGTGCGCGTCGTGCTCGACCGGCTCACGGCCGACGGGTTCCAGGCGACGCCCCCGTTCGGCCTCGCGGTGCGCTCCGACGACGGCTCCCAGGTTCGCACGGTGGTGCGCGGCGGGTTCTCGGTGCGCATCGACGGCGAACTCGTCACCGGCGAGGGCGTCTCGACCTGGGTCGAACGCGTCGTCCAGGGTTCCGCGGTCGAGCTGCGGGCGACGGATGCCGCGGCCGACCCGCTTGCGGTCGCGTTGCCGATCGTCGAGGGCGTCGTGTACGCGACGGCCGTCGACTCGACCGCGGTCGAACCCGTCTCCGCAGCTTCCGCACCGGCCGTCGCGACGGCGGCCCCCGCCCTCGTGCCCGAGGCCCCGGTTGCGCCAGCGCTCGTACCGGTCGTGCCCGCCGTCGCGCCGGTTGCGCCGGTTGCGCCGGTTGCCGTCGCGACGCCCGCGCCCGAGCCTGCCGTCGCGCCGCCCGCGCCCGCCGCGTGGGTTCCGCCGGTGCTCGGCGACCCCGGCGCCACCATCGCGGGTCCGCCGCCCGCCGCGCCGCCCCCTGCTGCGCCGCCGGCGGCACTCGGCTTCGACGCCGTCGACGACTCGACCATCGTCTCGCCCGTCGGCGGCATCTCCGCGGCGACCATGTCGACCAGGGGCGCGAACACGCAGACGGTCGGCGGCGAGCAGACGATCGTGCCGCCTACCGACACGTCCGCCGATGCGCTGGGCGGCGATCACGACGGCCTGACGGTCGTCGGTGCCGACGTGGCGCGCCTCCGGGCCGAACGCGACGCACGGCGAGCCGGGCAGTCGGTGTCGGCGCAGGAGCATGCGCCCGCGGCATCCGGTGCCGTGGCAGCGCCCAGGCTGGCGCTGCGCATGCCCGACGGCTCGATCGAACCCGTGACGCACGAGGTGCTGCTCGGTCGGGCGCCGAGCGTCAGCCAGGTCTCCGGCGGTCGGCTTCCGCGCGTCGTCGCGATCGGCGCGGGCGACCAGGACATCTCGCGCAACCACGTGCGCGTCACCGTCGAAGGAGACACGATCGTGATCACCGACCTGCATTCGCGCAACGGCACGCACGTCGCGCAGCCGGGCAAGGCGCCGGTGCGGCTCCGAGCGGGGGAGCCCACGCCCGTGCTCGTGGGCACGGTCGTCGACCTCGGCGGCGGCTGGACGATCCAGGTCGTGGCCGCCTGA
- a CDS encoding Ig-like domain-containing protein, whose amino-acid sequence MAGFTSWFRTRKTVATTTAIAVLVGAPVTLAVLHQGFPVTDPDLRAREVWVTNAEDLLAGRLNRQIEELDAAVSTASNDTDVFQNGDDAFVYDPAAGSIERIDPSFTTLSQRIDVPPASKIAYGGDVLAVLSPSGELWNVQAGAELQFDWRGTDPIAKLGDGAEVAVSDEGTIFATSIEKGTLKRFGRGSVGDPQTTKIADLGEHQLSAVGERAVVLDEERNAVVVDGRVTELPDEALRLQQSSAENDAVYVATATGLIEIGLDDGETRELDAEAPAGSSGAADVAAPVWLDGCVHGAWAEAGRYLASCDGEKPRLLDIEQPTAGARLEFRVNRDVIALNNLANGNAWLVDSELRLVDNWEEVTPPEESEELEGDEKSAQQTFEDTIAERTDQNRPPVAREDDFGARPGRTTILEVLENDTDPDGDVLTVSSVTAIPETMGRIEQIDGSRALQFSPAEGAAGTVSFRYGVDDGRGGVAEASVNVRIVPDSENTAPASSRSGAISVEQGQQVSYNVLADWRDPDGDDLYLVNASPIGGDSVRFSPDGNLTFQHKSAELGQKEVQFTISDGQTAATGTLTVDVKPSGSLNPIGTPDFARVFVGEKTLVEPLVNDLSPSGAPLALLGVEEAPGGVEITPNLERGSITFAAAEPGDYVFVYNLGAGAAVSVGLIRVQVVEQPAEVLAPIAVKDTAYLRPGEPLSIPVLANDVSPSGRVLAVQSVDDTATEGLVSVELLTNTVARVTASAAIDRQLQFAYTVSDGVSSATSTVTVVPVPPLVKNQPPVAVDDAAIVRAGDIVTVPVTKNDFHPDAAAFHVLPELQSGDDLKGLAFVDDDTVRYQAPDEPGVYSLSYAITDDTEQTAKAKVTFTVTPRSSDGNRPPLPTPITSRTFAGSGVKIDIPLDGLDPDGDSVTLTRITTAPSLGQVTDLTSTSMLYAAMPGSAGTDTFTYEVRDTYGATATGTIRIGVIPRPIVQLPPTAVDDAIEMKPGRTASVEVLLNDSDPSGYSLHVASLPDVGEGLKAEIRDLRRVVVEAPEQEGAYTIRYEISNGHGGADAAFLQIAVTEDAVILPPTAEDQVIEPEEVLEGEPVTVVPLAEATNPGGLVEDLVVTVEGPNASKAEVDADGRITVKPGRERYAVAYRLTNDLDDLSAMAFVIVPPVPGGQAAEETQAPQETEKPKTPEELQAEEKAKFPAPYLKDLDPIVVPMNGEIAWSVDDLVEVPSGNPALILSANASSTESEVQVDGTNLQYVPTKDYRGPATLTFEVTDGKGADDPIGRTAILTLPITVGDPEFNDTPPTFTPRSETIEAGEKPSSIDLRQSSDQPNPDNIERITYTNLSGTSADIQAEIVDGATLQFSAPLGVQPGTDARITFDVNFNEFTVPGYVDVKVVSSTRAMPKTVDDGDFEMDRTDSETFDVLANDFNPFAQDGVPLRVVAAEIDQASVGANASTTFTATGVTVNTGAAFTGTLSVIYTVEDGTKDPLRRTTGRVTVVVRAAPDAPNTPTASASDARASVRWAAPATNNSPITDYEVSWSQGGGGTQPFGASAAGTAQTITGLANGTTYSFKVRAKNDKGWGAWSSLSPSVIPYGTPSAPRNVSAGASGYAPATVTVNWNPPSDTGGGAVEYTVTLGSATKTVTGTSASFGGVGAGSYTARVTATNNGSGSTGPADSTSVGVSNAPPPQPSGSIGKGGSMACGSGGNGCAEVRITFANMDPGTYRIYARVNGGAVGSYKGTYTIGSSGQLQLQNHLGIRQASETIDVQFDAISGGTSRTLGGISGSQWNAKGYNTW is encoded by the coding sequence TTGGCCGGCTTCACCTCGTGGTTCCGTACGCGCAAGACCGTGGCGACGACCACCGCGATCGCCGTGCTCGTCGGCGCGCCGGTGACCCTGGCGGTCCTGCATCAAGGCTTCCCGGTGACCGATCCCGACCTCCGTGCGCGCGAGGTCTGGGTGACCAATGCCGAAGACCTGCTGGCCGGCCGCCTCAACCGCCAGATCGAAGAGCTCGACGCCGCGGTGTCGACCGCCTCGAACGACACCGACGTCTTCCAGAACGGCGATGACGCGTTCGTCTACGATCCGGCCGCCGGCTCGATCGAGCGCATCGACCCGTCGTTCACGACGCTCTCGCAGCGCATCGACGTGCCGCCCGCATCGAAGATCGCCTACGGCGGCGACGTGCTCGCGGTGCTCTCGCCCTCGGGAGAGCTCTGGAACGTGCAGGCCGGAGCCGAGCTCCAGTTCGACTGGCGCGGCACCGATCCGATCGCGAAGCTCGGCGACGGGGCCGAGGTCGCGGTGTCCGACGAGGGCACGATCTTCGCGACCTCGATCGAGAAGGGCACCCTGAAGCGGTTCGGACGCGGTTCGGTCGGCGACCCCCAGACGACGAAGATCGCCGATCTCGGCGAGCACCAGCTCTCCGCCGTCGGCGAGCGAGCGGTCGTCCTCGACGAGGAGCGCAACGCGGTCGTCGTCGACGGCCGGGTCACCGAGCTTCCCGACGAGGCCCTGCGCCTGCAGCAGTCGAGTGCCGAGAACGACGCAGTCTACGTCGCCACCGCGACCGGGCTCATCGAGATCGGGCTCGACGACGGCGAGACCCGCGAGCTCGACGCCGAGGCACCCGCCGGTTCGAGCGGAGCAGCGGATGTCGCGGCACCCGTCTGGCTCGACGGCTGCGTGCACGGTGCGTGGGCCGAGGCCGGCCGATACCTCGCCTCGTGCGACGGCGAGAAGCCGCGACTGCTCGACATCGAACAGCCCACCGCCGGAGCCAGGCTCGAGTTCCGCGTCAATCGCGACGTCATCGCGCTGAACAACCTCGCCAACGGCAACGCCTGGCTCGTCGACTCCGAGCTGCGGCTCGTCGACAACTGGGAAGAGGTGACGCCGCCAGAAGAGAGCGAGGAGCTCGAGGGCGACGAGAAGAGCGCCCAGCAGACCTTCGAGGACACCATCGCCGAGCGCACCGACCAGAACCGGCCGCCCGTCGCCCGCGAAGACGACTTCGGGGCGCGCCCAGGGCGCACCACGATCCTCGAGGTGCTCGAGAACGACACCGACCCCGACGGCGATGTGCTCACGGTGTCGTCGGTCACGGCGATCCCCGAGACGATGGGACGCATCGAGCAGATCGACGGCAGTCGCGCCCTCCAGTTCTCGCCCGCGGAGGGGGCCGCAGGAACGGTCTCCTTCCGCTACGGCGTCGACGACGGTCGCGGCGGCGTCGCCGAGGCATCCGTCAACGTGCGCATCGTGCCCGACAGCGAGAACACGGCGCCCGCCTCCTCGCGTTCGGGCGCGATCAGCGTCGAGCAGGGCCAGCAGGTGTCGTACAACGTGCTCGCCGACTGGCGGGACCCCGACGGCGACGACCTCTACCTGGTGAACGCCTCGCCGATCGGCGGCGACTCGGTGCGGTTCAGCCCCGACGGCAACCTCACGTTCCAGCACAAGTCCGCCGAGCTCGGTCAGAAGGAGGTGCAGTTCACGATCTCCGACGGGCAGACCGCCGCGACCGGAACCCTCACGGTCGACGTGAAGCCCTCCGGATCGCTCAACCCCATCGGCACGCCCGACTTCGCGCGCGTCTTCGTCGGCGAGAAGACGCTCGTCGAGCCGCTCGTGAACGACCTCTCGCCGTCAGGGGCACCGCTCGCGCTGCTCGGAGTCGAGGAGGCGCCCGGGGGCGTCGAGATCACGCCGAACCTCGAACGCGGATCGATCACCTTCGCCGCGGCCGAACCCGGAGACTACGTCTTCGTCTACAACCTCGGCGCGGGCGCGGCGGTCAGCGTCGGACTCATCCGCGTGCAGGTGGTCGAGCAGCCCGCCGAAGTGCTCGCCCCCATCGCGGTCAAGGACACCGCCTACCTCCGGCCCGGCGAGCCCTTGTCGATCCCGGTGCTGGCGAACGACGTCTCGCCGTCGGGCAGGGTGCTCGCCGTGCAGTCGGTCGACGACACCGCCACCGAGGGACTCGTCTCGGTCGAACTGCTCACCAACACGGTCGCCCGGGTCACGGCGTCGGCCGCGATCGATCGGCAGTTGCAGTTCGCCTACACCGTCTCCGACGGGGTGAGCTCGGCGACCTCCACGGTGACCGTGGTGCCCGTTCCGCCGCTCGTCAAGAACCAGCCGCCCGTCGCCGTCGACGATGCCGCGATCGTGCGTGCCGGCGACATCGTCACCGTGCCCGTCACGAAGAACGACTTCCACCCCGATGCGGCCGCGTTCCACGTGCTGCCCGAACTGCAGAGCGGCGACGACCTCAAGGGGCTCGCATTCGTCGACGACGACACCGTCCGCTACCAGGCTCCCGACGAGCCGGGCGTCTACAGCCTCTCCTACGCCATCACCGACGACACCGAGCAGACGGCGAAGGCCAAGGTGACCTTCACCGTGACGCCGAGGAGCAGCGACGGAAACCGGCCGCCGCTGCCGACACCGATCACGTCGCGCACGTTCGCCGGATCCGGCGTCAAGATCGACATCCCGCTCGACGGACTCGACCCCGACGGCGACTCCGTCACCCTCACGCGCATCACCACGGCGCCGTCCCTCGGGCAGGTCACCGACCTCACGAGCACGAGCATGCTGTACGCGGCGATGCCGGGATCCGCGGGCACCGACACGTTCACCTACGAGGTCCGCGACACGTACGGCGCGACGGCGACCGGCACGATCCGCATCGGTGTGATCCCGCGACCGATCGTGCAGCTTCCGCCCACCGCGGTCGACGACGCGATCGAGATGAAGCCCGGCCGCACGGCTTCGGTCGAGGTGCTGCTCAACGACTCCGACCCGAGCGGCTACAGCCTGCACGTGGCGAGCCTCCCCGACGTCGGCGAGGGCCTGAAGGCCGAGATCCGCGATCTTCGGCGCGTGGTGGTCGAGGCGCCCGAGCAGGAGGGCGCGTACACGATCCGCTACGAGATCTCGAACGGGCACGGCGGTGCCGACGCCGCGTTCCTCCAGATCGCGGTGACCGAAGACGCCGTCATCCTTCCTCCGACGGCCGAAGACCAGGTCATCGAGCCCGAGGAGGTGCTCGAGGGGGAGCCCGTCACCGTCGTCCCGCTCGCCGAGGCGACGAATCCGGGCGGCCTGGTCGAGGACCTGGTCGTGACCGTCGAAGGCCCCAACGCATCGAAGGCCGAGGTCGACGCCGACGGTCGCATCACGGTGAAGCCCGGGCGCGAGCGGTACGCCGTCGCGTATCGTCTGACCAACGATCTCGACGACCTCTCGGCCATGGCCTTCGTGATCGTGCCGCCCGTGCCGGGCGGCCAGGCCGCAGAGGAGACGCAGGCGCCTCAGGAGACCGAGAAGCCGAAGACCCCCGAAGAGCTCCAGGCCGAAGAGAAGGCGAAGTTCCCGGCGCCGTACCTGAAGGACCTCGATCCGATCGTGGTGCCGATGAACGGCGAGATCGCATGGAGCGTCGACGACCTGGTCGAGGTGCCGTCGGGCAATCCGGCGCTCATCCTCTCCGCGAACGCGAGCAGCACCGAGTCCGAGGTGCAGGTCGACGGCACGAACCTGCAGTACGTGCCGACGAAGGACTACCGCGGCCCGGCGACGCTCACGTTCGAGGTGACCGACGGCAAGGGCGCCGACGACCCGATCGGGCGCACAGCGATCCTCACGCTGCCGATCACCGTGGGCGACCCCGAGTTCAACGACACGCCGCCGACCTTCACGCCTCGATCCGAGACCATCGAGGCCGGCGAGAAGCCGTCGTCGATCGACCTGCGTCAGTCGAGCGACCAGCCGAACCCCGACAACATCGAGCGCATCACCTACACGAACCTGTCGGGCACCTCCGCCGACATCCAGGCCGAGATCGTCGACGGCGCGACGCTGCAGTTCTCGGCACCGCTCGGCGTGCAGCCCGGCACTGACGCCCGCATCACGTTCGACGTGAACTTCAACGAGTTCACTGTGCCCGGCTACGTCGACGTCAAGGTCGTCTCGTCCACCCGCGCCATGCCGAAGACCGTCGACGACGGCGACTTCGAGATGGATCGCACCGACTCCGAGACCTTCGACGTGCTCGCCAACGACTTCAACCCGTTCGCTCAAGACGGCGTGCCGCTTCGGGTGGTCGCGGCGGAGATCGACCAGGCGTCGGTCGGCGCGAACGCCTCGACCACCTTCACAGCGACCGGCGTGACGGTGAACACCGGTGCGGCGTTCACCGGTACCCTCAGCGTGATCTACACCGTCGAGGACGGCACGAAGGACCCCCTGCGCCGCACCACCGGACGCGTCACCGTGGTCGTGCGTGCTGCCCCGGATGCGCCGAACACGCCGACCGCATCGGCTTCCGACGCGAGGGCGTCCGTGCGCTGGGCCGCGCCTGCGACGAACAACTCGCCGATCACCGACTACGAGGTGAGCTGGTCGCAGGGCGGCGGCGGTACCCAGCCGTTCGGTGCGAGTGCGGCGGGAACCGCGCAGACGATCACCGGCCTGGCCAACGGCACCACGTACTCGTTCAAGGTGCGGGCGAAGAACGACAAGGGATGGGGCGCCTGGTCGAGCCTCAGCCCCTCGGTCATCCCGTACGGAACACCGTCGGCCCCGCGGAACGTCTCGGCCGGCGCCAGCGGCTACGCGCCGGCGACGGTCACGGTCAACTGGAACCCGCCGAGCGACACCGGCGGTGGAGCGGTCGAGTACACCGTGACGCTCGGCAGCGCCACGAAGACCGTGACCGGCACGTCGGCGAGCTTCGGCGGGGTCGGAGCCGGCAGCTATACGGCGAGGGTCACCGCGACCAACAACGGCAGCGGCAGCACCGGTCCTGCCGACTCGACCAGCGTGGGCGTCTCGAACGCGCCGCCACCGCAGCCGTCCGGCTCGATCGGCAAGGGCGGCAGCATGGCCTGCGGCAGCGGCGGCAACGGCTGCGCCGAGGTGCGCATCACCTTCGCGAACATGGATCCCGGCACCTATCGGATCTATGCGCGCGTGAACGGCGGAGCCGTCGGCTCCTACAAGGGCACCTACACGATCGGCTCGAGCGGCCAGCTCCAGCTCCAGAACCACCTCGGCATCCGTCAGGCGAGCGAGACCATCGACGTGCAGTTCGACGCGATCAGCGGTGGCACCAGCCGAACGCTCGGCGGCATCAGCGGCAGCCAGTGGAACGCCAAGGGCTACAACACGTGGTGA
- a CDS encoding PP2C family serine/threonine-protein phosphatase: MSPDGEDVVELERGAAVIAHSARTDVGRVRSMNEDAFLAEAPVFLVADGMGGHARGDAASRSVVETFRRHLAPGAPSSPEQVLDAIHSSNDAVRALSDEGDEGTAVAGTTLAGVALVDAGDGAGFHWMAFNVGDSRIYSWDGRTLSQLSVDHSAVQELVDAGLIRPEDAERHPDRNVITRAIGADDVVDPDVWLIPATGRQVFLICSDGLSKEVDDEAIAHVLVGDTGHAAGLAGELVDLALAHGGRDNVTAIVVESELGVADDETTKDRPTAAAASEDTTPRVNGGAGGELHG, translated from the coding sequence GTGTCCCCTGATGGCGAAGACGTCGTCGAGCTCGAGCGCGGCGCAGCGGTGATCGCGCACAGTGCACGAACGGATGTCGGGCGCGTGCGCAGCATGAACGAGGACGCGTTCCTCGCCGAGGCGCCCGTCTTCCTCGTGGCCGACGGCATGGGCGGGCACGCCAGGGGCGATGCGGCGAGCCGTTCGGTCGTCGAGACGTTCCGTCGGCACCTCGCGCCGGGTGCGCCGTCGTCGCCCGAGCAGGTGCTCGATGCGATCCACTCGTCGAACGACGCGGTGCGGGCCCTGAGCGACGAGGGCGACGAGGGCACGGCGGTCGCCGGTACGACGCTCGCGGGCGTCGCGCTCGTCGACGCCGGCGACGGCGCAGGATTCCACTGGATGGCCTTCAACGTCGGCGATTCGCGCATCTACTCGTGGGACGGGCGCACCCTCAGCCAGTTGAGCGTCGACCACTCGGCCGTGCAGGAACTCGTCGATGCCGGCCTCATCCGACCCGAAGACGCCGAACGGCACCCCGACCGGAACGTCATCACCCGGGCGATCGGCGCCGACGACGTCGTCGATCCCGACGTGTGGCTCATCCCGGCGACGGGTCGTCAGGTGTTCCTGATCTGCTCCGACGGCCTCAGCAAGGAGGTCGACGACGAGGCGATCGCCCACGTGCTCGTCGGCGACACCGGGCATGCGGCCGGTCTCGCGGGGGAGCTCGTCGATCTCGCGCTCGCCCACGGCGGTCGCGACAACGTGACGGCGATCGTCGTCGAGTCCGAGTTGGGCGTCGCCGACGACGAGACCACGAAGGACCGCCCGACCGCCGCCGCGGCGAGCGAGGACACGACCCCGCGGGTGAACGGAGGCGCCGGTGGCGAACTACACGGCTGA
- a CDS encoding serine/threonine-protein kinase: MRRATSTPPELPGYTAQGLLGSGGFADVFLYEQRLPRRKVAVKVLLTEELGRDTRAQFVAEANLMAQLSAHPYIVTIFHADVSADGRPYFVMEYCSGPSLAEQYKRSPFAVEDALRTGVRISGAVATAHAAGILHRDIKPANVLTNDYGWPALTDFGISSNLDGELPTHTVTVRPGDQATGTAGSGGTAAVGMSVPWSPAEMFEDDPSPDPRSDVFSLAATVYTLLAGRSPFEIPGRSNGTLDLIGRIERGAITPMDRTDLPRSLLSVLAKGMATSRDDRYQSAVEFARALQRVELELGYAATTIEVPNLAVAEQRESEPDSADATRARAVRTIDAQAAPAAPAASARAVVAPPASPAPVAGSADATVARSPQRVVAQPPLSDATVMRPGGPAAMPVLSPAPVGSASAPIDDGTIVRPGGAVREAGGASGSDAAHAASAGSTGTAPSRRSRTGLVVGIVAGAVVAIAVAAAVVLSGTLPKPEAEAPVKSAGQDAVAEATVPVPEVAIGVPAADGTSVSFEVAIDEPEEGDRWRWRRSDGSGTVQVADASPIVVDGVAAGQKTCIDVQTQRGSRTSEPVTSCTP, translated from the coding sequence ATGCGCCGCGCGACCTCGACCCCGCCCGAACTGCCCGGCTACACCGCGCAGGGCCTGCTGGGTTCGGGCGGCTTCGCCGACGTGTTCCTCTACGAGCAGCGGCTGCCGAGACGCAAGGTGGCCGTCAAGGTGCTCCTCACCGAGGAGCTCGGCCGCGACACGCGCGCACAGTTCGTCGCCGAGGCGAACCTCATGGCGCAGCTCTCTGCGCACCCGTATATCGTGACGATCTTCCACGCGGACGTCTCGGCCGACGGCCGGCCCTACTTCGTGATGGAGTACTGCTCGGGTCCGAGCCTCGCCGAGCAGTACAAGCGCTCGCCGTTCGCCGTCGAAGACGCGCTGCGCACGGGCGTGCGCATCTCGGGTGCCGTGGCCACCGCGCACGCCGCCGGCATCCTGCACCGCGACATCAAGCCGGCGAACGTGCTGACCAACGACTACGGCTGGCCCGCGCTGACCGACTTCGGCATCTCGTCGAACCTCGACGGCGAGCTGCCGACGCACACCGTCACGGTTCGACCGGGCGACCAGGCGACCGGCACCGCGGGTTCGGGCGGCACCGCGGCGGTGGGCATGAGCGTGCCCTGGTCGCCGGCCGAGATGTTCGAGGACGACCCGAGCCCCGACCCGCGCAGCGACGTGTTCTCCCTCGCGGCGACCGTGTACACGCTGCTCGCCGGGCGCTCGCCGTTCGAGATCCCCGGGCGTTCGAACGGCACGCTCGACCTGATCGGCCGCATCGAGCGCGGTGCGATCACGCCCATGGACCGCACCGACCTGCCGCGCAGCCTGCTCAGCGTGCTCGCGAAGGGCATGGCGACCTCGCGCGACGACCGGTACCAGAGCGCGGTGGAGTTCGCGCGTGCACTCCAGCGGGTCGAGCTCGAGCTCGGGTACGCGGCGACCACGATCGAGGTGCCGAACCTCGCCGTCGCCGAGCAGCGCGAGTCCGAGCCCGACTCGGCGGATGCCACCAGGGCGCGCGCCGTGCGCACCATCGACGCCCAGGCGGCGCCCGCCGCGCCCGCCGCATCCGCACGGGCCGTCGTCGCGCCGCCCGCGTCGCCTGCGCCCGTCGCCGGTTCCGCCGACGCCACGGTCGCGCGTTCCCCACAGCGCGTCGTCGCCCAGCCGCCGTTGTCCGACGCGACCGTGATGCGGCCGGGCGGCCCGGCCGCGATGCCGGTGCTCTCGCCGGCTCCCGTCGGATCGGCTTCCGCACCGATCGACGACGGGACGATCGTGCGCCCGGGCGGGGCCGTGCGCGAGGCGGGCGGCGCATCGGGCTCCGACGCCGCGCACGCCGCATCCGCCGGCTCGACCGGCACGGCGCCCTCGAGGCGTTCGCGCACCGGACTGGTCGTGGGCATCGTGGCGGGCGCAGTGGTCGCGATCGCCGTCGCGGCAGCCGTCGTCCTCTCGGGCACGCTGCCGAAGCCCGAGGCGGAGGCACCCGTGAAGTCGGCCGGTCAGGACGCCGTCGCCGAGGCGACCGTCCCGGTTCCCGAGGTCGCGATCGGGGTTCCGGCCGCCGACGGCACGAGCGTGTCGTTCGAGGTCGCGATCGACGAGCCCGAAGAAGGCGATCGATGGCGTTGGCGTCGCTCCGACGGCAGCGGCACCGTGCAGGTCGCCGACGCCTCGCCGATCGTGGTCGACGGTGTCGCCGCCGGCCAGAAGACCTGCATCGACGTGCAGACCCAGCGCGGCAGCCGCACCTCCGAACCGGTGACCTCGTGCACGCCGTGA